Proteins co-encoded in one Malus sylvestris chromosome 7, drMalSylv7.2, whole genome shotgun sequence genomic window:
- the LOC126629290 gene encoding disease resistance protein RPV1-like isoform X4, translated as MDSHMHEMYFLLHPDPTRVELADVRIVGIWGMGGLGKTTIARAVYDKIAYRFDTCCFLENVKEGFMKHGELHMQTQLLSSISGNKVRSSDILNKGFQVMLKSLGQRKVLLVVDDVDKLAQIEALLGKQHFFGGGSRIIITTRDLQLLSGADAIYRPKIFSDPGALELFRRYAFRTNQPTKDYDDLSWRVIQYAQGLPLALKVLGAFLDNKTVQEWEAVLEKIKKIPERGIHDVLKTSFDGLDDTEKDIFLDIACFFKGMEEDYATEILNSCGFYASAGIRVLIDRALIIVSGEGELEMHDSLEEMGREIVRQESVKEPGRRSRLWSYEDVHHVLTQNTATKVVESLILDLTNSDEVFLNAEAFVIMTQLRLLKISQKYSIFKHDYCKQHLMGRFKFLSHELRCLIWNGFPLKSLPSNCQFKNLVDLDMQYSLIEQLWEGIQALEKLKFINLSYCQYLKETPDFTKVPNLEGLILQSCISLVEVHPSISTLTNLVLLNLNGCKELKILASSICMHSLKTLDLYGCSNLDKFPEILEVMEELSELDLSGSKIKELPSSINNLMGLTNLNLKDCKELKSLPSSIRMKSLETLDLSGCSSLEMFPEISGVMKALSWLNLSGSKIRELPLSINNLTGLSYLNLEDCKELKSLPSSIRMKSLRTLDLYGCSSLEMFPEILEVIKELSELNLSGSKIKKLPSSIDNLTGLSYLSLEDCKELKCLPSRIGMKSLNSLCLSGCSSLEILPEISKVMQKLSELNLSGSKVKELPSSINNLMGLNYLFLEDCKELKSLPSSICMKSLKVLDLSGCSSLEMFPEILEVMKNLWDLYLSRSKIKELPSSINNLTVLSYLNLEDCRELRNLPSSICQLKVLRKITLSGCTKFEVFPDIVENMEGLKELHLDGTSIKELYPSIERLQGLVLLNLRNCKSLVHLPNTLCNLAHLVALDLRECTNLSQLPVNFGHTNILTTVLSQTSSASTLEHRSEGLTRVLHSQTSLACTIGRNCEDVANYF; from the exons ATGGATTCTCATATGCATGAAATGTATTTCCTATTACATCCTGACCCTACTAGAGTGGAATTGGCTGATGTTCGTATTGTCGGAATATGGGGTATGGGTGGTTTAGGCAAAACAACCATCGCTAGAGCTGTTTATGATAAAATCGCTTATCGATTTGACACTTGTTGCTTTCTTGAAAATGTCAAGGAGGGTTTCATGAAGCATGGCGAACTACATATGCAGACACAACTTCTATCAAGTATCTCGGGCAACAAGGTGAGGAGTTCCGACATATTGAATAAAGGTTTCCAGGTGATGTTGAAAAGCCTAGGTCAGAGAAAAGttcttcttgttgttgatgATGTGGACAAATTAGCTCAAATTGAAGCCTTACTCGGAAAGCAACATTTTTTTGGTGGTGGAAGTAGAatcattataacaactagagaTCTGCAATTATTAAGCGGAGCTGATGCGATATATAGGCCCAAAATTTTCAGTGATCCTGGAGCTCTGGAACTCTTTAGGCGGTACGCCTTTAGAACAAATCAACCCACCAAAGATTATGATGATCTTTCATGGCGTGTCATACAATATGCTCAAGGTTTGCCATTAGCACTCAAAGTCTTGGGAGCTTTTCTTGATAATAAAACTGTACAAGAGTGGGAAGCGGTGttagaaaaaataaagaaaatcccGGAAAGGGGAATTCATGATGTGCTTAAAACAAGCTTTGATGGACTAGATGACACAGAGAAGGACATCTTTCTAGATATTGCATGTTTCTTTAAAGGAATGGAAGAAGACTATGCAACTGAAATTCTGAATAGTTGTGGTTTCTATGCTTCTGCTGGAATAAGAGTTCTAATAGATCGAGCACTCATAATTGTCTCGGGGGAGGGGGAACTGGAGATGCATGATTCACTAGAAGAAATGGGTCGGGAAATAGTTCGCCAAGAATCTGTCAAAGAGCCTGGGAGACGAAGTAGGTTGTGGAGTTATGAAGATGTTCATCATGTGCTAACTCAAAATACC GCTACAAAAGTAGTTGAAAGCTTAATCCTGGATTTGACGAACTCAGATGAGGTATTCTTAAATGCTGAAGCTTTTGttattatgactcaactaagacTTCTTAAGATCAGTCAGAAGTATTCCATTTTTAAACATGATTATTGCAAACAACACCTGATGGGGCGCTTCAAGTTTCTTTCTCATGAGTTGAGGTGTCTCATCTGGAATGGATTCCCCCTTAAGTCCTTGCCATCCAACTGTCAATTCAAAAATCTTGTTGACCTTGACATGCAATATAGTCTCATTGAGCAACTTTGGGAAGGAATCCAG GCACTAGAAAAGTTGAAATTCATCAATTTAAGTTATTGTCAATACCTTAAGGAGACCCCAGACTTCACAAAGGTGCCAAATCTTGAGGGGCTAATCCTTCAAAGTTGTATAAGTTTAGTTGAGGTTCACCCATCTATTTCGACTCTTACAAACCTTgttttattgaatttgaatgGGTGCAAAGAACTTAAGATTCTAGCCAGCAGCATTTGTATGCACTCTCTTAAAACCCTTGATCTTTATGGTTGCTCAAATCTTGACAAGTTTCCTGAGATTTTAGAAGTTATGGAGGAACTATCAGAACTTGATTTATCCggttcaaaaattaaagaactgCCCTCATCAATTAATAATCTCATGGGGTTGACTAATTTAAACTTAAAAGATTGCAAGGAACTTAAGAGTCTTCCAAGCAGCATTCGTATGAAATCTCTCGAAACCCTTGATCTTTCTGGTTGCTCGAGTCTTGAGATGTTTCCAGAGATTTCAGGAGTTATGAAGGCACTATCATGGCTTAATTTATCCGGGTCAAAAATTAGAGAACTACCCTTGTCAATTAATAATCTCACGGGGTTGAGTTATTTGAACCTAGAAGATTGCAAGGAACTTAAGAGTCTTCCAAGCAGCATTCGTATGAAATCTCTCAGAACCCTTGATCTTTATGGCTGCTCGAGTCTTGAGATGTTTCCAGAGATTTTAGAAGTTATAAAGGAACTATCAGAGCTTAATTTATCtgggtcaaaaattaaaaaactgcCCTCTTCTATTGATAATCTCACAGGGTTGAGTTATTTGAGCTTAGAAGATTGCAAGGAACTTAAGTGTCTTCCAAGCAGAATTGGTATGAAATCTCTCAACTCCCTTTGTCTTTCTGGTTGCTCGAGTCTTGAGATTTTGCCCGAGATTTCTAAGGTTATGCAAAAACTCTCAGAGCTTAATTTATCCGGGTCAAAAGTCAAAGAATTGCCCTCGTCAATTAATAATCTCATGGGGTTGAATTATTTGTTCCTAGAAGATTGCAAGGAACTTAAGAGTCTTCCAAGCAGCATTTGTATGAAATCGCTCAAAGTTCTTGATCTTTCTGGGTGCTCGAGTCTTGAGATGTTTCCCGAGATTTTAGAAGTCATGAAGAACCTATGGGATCTTTATTTATCCAggtcaaaaattaaagaattgcCATCATCAATTAATAATCTCACGGTGTTGAGTTATTTGAACCTAGAAGATTGCAGGGAACTTAGAAATCTACCAAGCAGCATTTGTCAACTTAAGGTCCTTAGAAAGATTACTCTTTCTGGTTGTACAAAATTTGAGGTGTTTCCAGACATTGTAGAAAATATGGAAGGATTAAAAGAGCTTCATTTGGATGGAACATCTATCAAAGAGCTTTACCCCTCGATTGAACGGCTTCAGGGGCTTGTGTTATTAAATCTGAGAAACTGCAAAAGCCTTGTACATCTTCCCAACACTCTCTGTAATTTGGCACACCTTGTAGCTCTTGATCTCCGTGAGTGCACAAATCTATCTCAATTACCTGTCAACTTTGGGCATACTAACATTTTGACAACTGTACTATCCCAAACATCATCGGCATCCACTCTAGAGCACCGTAGTGAAGGTTTGACACGTGTACTACACTCCCAAACATCATTGGCATGCACGATAGGGAG AAACTGTGAAGATGTTGCAAATTACTTTTGA